In Streptomyces sp. HUAS ZL42, the DNA window GGCAAGGTGCACGACCTGGGGGGTGGAGCGGTAGTCGCGGACCAGCTTGACGACCGTTGCGCCGGGGTGGCGGGTGCGGAAGTCGAGGAGGTGGTCGGGGGTGGCTCCGGTGAAGGAGTAGATCGTCTGGCTGGCGTCGCCCACCACACACAGGTTGTCCCGGTCTCCGAGCCACAACTCCAGCAGCCGCTGCTGGAGGGGGCTGACGTCCTGGTACTCGTCGACCACGAAGTGCTGGTACTGGGCGCGGACCTGCTCGGCGATGTCGTGCCGGTCCTGGAGGACGGCGACGGTCAGCAGCAGGACGTCCTCGAAGTCGATGACGGCGCGGTCGCGCTTGAGATCCTCGTAGACGGAGTAGATCTGGGCGATCTCGGCCGGGTCGCGGGGAGCCTCGCGGCCGGCCTTGGCGGCGGCCGGCGCGTAGTCGGCGGGAACGGTCTGGGTGACCTTGGACCACTCGATCTCGGCGGTGACGTCCCGCAGCTCACCCCGGTCGAGGCGGATGCGGCAGGCGGCAGCCGCGTCGGCGACGAGCTGGATCTTGCGGTCGACGAGCCGGGGCATGGAGCCACCGACAGCTTTCGGCCAGAAGTACTGGAGCTGACGCAAGGCGGCGGAGTGGAAAGTGCGGGCCTGGACACCGGCGGCGCCGAGCTGGCGGAGCCGACCGCGCATCTCACCGGCGGCACGGTTGGTGAAGGTGACGGCGAGCACGCTGGACGGCTGAAGGATGCCCGCCCGCACGCCGTAGGCGATGCGGTGGGTGATGGCCCGGGTCTTGCCCGTTCCGGCGCCCGCCAGCACGCACACCGGACCGCGCAGGGCGGTGGCCACCTCGCGCTGCTCGGGGTCGAGCCCTTCGAGCACCGCGTCGGCCGAGTCCGGTACCTGCGGGAAGAGCGTGGAGTGCGTTGCTGCTGTCACACGGCCATGCTGCCAGGTCCCCGGAGACGGGTGAGCCGGTTGTCCACAGGCAGGCACCCTTAGTCGTACTAATGCGGCAGGCGTCACGCGCGGCCGGGCTCCGGCGCGGGAATGGTGGCGCTTTCAAGTACGTTGCCTGACTGCGAGCGCACATCCCCCGAGCCACTCAAGGAGCGCGAGAGACATGCTGGGCACTGTGACGATGTACAGCACCACGTGGTGCGGCTACTGCCGCCGGCTGAAGAGCCAGCTGGACCGCGAGGGCATCGCGTACACCGAGATCAACATCGAGCAGGACCCGGAGTCCGCGGCGTTCGTGGAGAGGGCGAATGGCGGAAACCAGACGGTCCCCACCGTTCTTTTCCCGGACGGCTCGACGCTCACGAACCCTTCGCTGGCCCAGGTGAAGCAGAGGATCGGCGCGTAGGCGCTCCGCAATCCGAGAGAAGGCGGCCCCGAGGTGCCTCGGGGCCGCCTTCTCGTGGTTCAGAAGCTGCGCGTCGGCAGTGGCTTGCCGTACCAGAGTTCGATCAGGCGGGCCGCGATGGAGATGCCGTACGGCGGCAGTACCTCGCCGGACTCGAAGGCGGCGCCCAGCTCGTCGCGGGAGAACCAGCGGGCCTCGTGGATCTCGTCGCCGTCGACGTCGACCTCGGTGGACGTGGCGCGGGCCACGAAGCCCAGCATGAGGCTGGACGGGAACGGCCAGGGCTGGCTGGCGACGTACTCGACCTGGCCGACGCTGATGCCTGCCTCCTCGAAGACCTCCCGGCGAACGGCCTGCTCGATGGACTCGCCGGGCTCGACGAAGCCGGCGAGCGTGGAGAAGCGGCCTTCGGGCCAGTGGACCTGGCGGCCCAGCAGGATGCGGTCGTCCTCGTCGGTGACGGCCATGATCACGGCGGGGTCGGTGCGCGGGTAGTGCTCGGCGCCGCAGGCGGGGCAGCGGCGGATATGGCCGGCCGCGGCGATGACCGTGCGCTCGCCGCAGCGGGAGCAGAAGCGGTGCGTGCGCTGCCAGTTCTCCAGGCCGACCGCGTGCACCATCAGGCCGGCGTCGCGCGGCGACAGCAGCAGGCCCGCCTCACGCAGGCCCGCCGGGCGCGCGGACTGGTCGATGCGGCCGGGGAGCGCGTCCTTCTGGAGGGCGAAGTAGCTGACGCCGTCCTCGTCGATGCCGAGGAAGTAGCGGTGCGCCTCGGTGAGGGGGGCCTCGAAGGAGGGGGTCATGACGAGTTCGGTCCGGCCGTCGGGCGTCTCGTCGATGAGGACCTGACCGCCGGAGACCACGAAGCAGCGGGTGGTGGGGTGGCTCCACGCCGCGGCGAGCCAGGCTTCGTCGAGCCGGTGGTGGGCGGCCCGGTCGATGCCACTGGGTGCGGTGAGCGAGATGGGTCGGTCGGCGGTGTTGTCGGTCCAGGTGGTCACGGGTGCTTCCAACTCCCCCGGTGGAACGGTTGACTGGGGCGGATGGTTCGGCGGGACGGACGGCGGTGGGTGATCGGGTCCGGTGCGGCCTGGGCGGGCGGGGCGGTCTTTCCAGTGTGCCCCGCGCGGAACGCCGCTCCGGACGGCTCGGGCCGGTCAGGGCGCATGGCGCCAGTGCTCCGCGAGATCGCCCCAGGCGTACGCGCTGGGTTCGACGCCCACGCCGGGTGCGGTGCCGGCGTGCGGGGCCACTGCTCCACGGGCGGGATGGTTCAGGGCCTCCCCGTCGCCTCTGGCCGCAACCGAATGCGAGGCAATCGCCGCGTCGGCGACGAGCAGCCAGGGGTGAGCGGGCGGAGCGCCCGGCGTCTCCCGGGGCTCGGTGGCCGGGAAGCCGGTCTCCTTGAGCTTGGCCGCGAGCCGGTCGGCGCTGTGTCGTACGGAGGGCGCGTGGTCGGGCCGGGCCGACACGGACGGTATGCGCAGCCACTCGGCGAGGTCGTCGAGAAAGGCGGCACGGTGCTGCTCGATGTACGTACGGACGGCGCTGTCCGGGGCCTGGCTCATGGTCACGAGCCTATCGGCCCGCACGGGCGTCCTCGTTGGGCGGTTCGTCACACGACGGCTCCTCCAGCAGCAGCCGCTCCAGCGCCGGCCGGTCCGGCAGGTCGTCCGGCGCTACGACCTCTCCGCTGCGGATGTACACGAACGCGGCCGTGACCGACTCCAGGGGCACGCCCTGCTGCTCGGCCCAGGCCAGGCGGTACAGGGCGAGCTGGAGCGGGTCGGCGGTGCGGGTGCGGCTGGTCTTCCAGTCGACGATCTCGTACGTCGCGGCCTCGCCGTCGCCCTCCTTGTAGACGGCGTCGATACGGCCCCGCACGACGCGGCCGGCGATGGCGAGCTGGAACGGGGCCTCCACCCGGTGGGGTGTGCGGTGCGCGTACACGGTCCGTTCGAAGGCGTCCTTGAGGGCCTCCAGATCGCGTTCGTCGGCGATCTCCGCCTCGGTGCCGGGCAGCTCCTCCGGCTCCAGCATGGGCAGCGTCAGCTCTTCGAAGCGGGCTTCCACCCACGCGTGGAAGCGGGTGCCCCGGCGCGCGGCGGGTTGCGGGGGGCGCGGCATGGGACGCGCGAGTTCCTGCGCAAAACCGTCCGGGTCGGCTGCCAGACGCAGCAGCTGGGACGCGGTCAGGGTGGTCGGCAGGGGTACGTCCGTGACGCTCTCGCGGGCGCGCAGGAGCTCGCCGGTGAGGGCGTCGAGGTCGCGGTCCCAGGAGGCGACGGTGCGGGATTCCTCCGGGGTGAGGGCCGCCCGCTCCGGCCACGTGGGGTGGGGGCGTGCGGTGGGCGCCGTGGCCGGCGGTTCCGGGGCCGTCGCCTGGTGCGGGACGGTCGGACGGTCCGTCGTCCAGTCGTCCCAGGCCGAGGTGTCCTCCTCGTGCTCGAAGGGCTCGTCCTCCTCGTGCGGTCCGTACGCGTGAGGGGGTTCGTCGTCCTCCGGCGGTGCCGGCCAGTCCGGGTCCTCGTAGGTGTCCGGGTCGTGTGCGGCGGAGGGGTGGCCGTCCTCGTGGGAGGCGAGGTCCTCCAAGTGGGCCAGGACCGTTTCGGCGGCCGCGCGGCGGCGGGCGAGCGCGGCGTCGTCCAAGGGCAGGGGCCACACCTGGTCGGCGGTAGCCCGGTGCAGGGCGGGGTTCTCCTCGTTCTCCTCCGGCTCGTCCGCCCACGCCTCGATCTCGCCGTACCCGGCCGTGCAGTGCGCGTACAGGGCGAGCAGGAAGTCGGACGGGCCCCGTGGCTTCTTCTGGGTGGGCCCCCACCAGTGGCCGGAGCCCAGGAGCAGGGAGCGGGGGCGGGTGAAGGTGACGTAGCCGAGGCGGAGTTCCTCGGTGTGCTGGTGGTCCTTCATGGCCTCCTGGAAGGCCTTGATGCCCCGGGAGTCCCAGGCTTCGACGTCGGGCAGGGTGTCGGCGTCGCCTCGCAGCTCGTGCGGCAGGACCTTGCCCTGGGCGGTCCACTTCTCGCGGCCCTGGCTGCTGGGGAAGGTGCCGGTGACCAGGCCGGGGACGGCGACGACGTCCCACTCCAGGCCCTTGGACCTGTGCGCGGTGAGCACCTTGACGGTGTTCTCGCCGCCGGGGAGGGCGTTGTCGAGGCCCTTCTCGTACTGGGCGGCGGTGCGCAGGAAGCCGAGGAAGGCGAGCAGGGTCGCCTCGCTCTCGTTGGCGGCGAAGGAGGCGGCGGTGTCGAGGAAGTTCGACAGGGTCTCGCGGCGGCGGGCGGCCAGGGCGTGCGGGGACGCCGACAGCTCCACCTCCAGGCCGGTGACGGCGAGGACGCGGTGCAGGACGTCCATCAGCGGGTCGGACAGGGAGCGGCGCAGGTCGCGCAGTTCGGCGGCGAGCCGGGCGAACCGTACGCGTGCGTCCGGCGAGAAGGGCAGCCCGTCGTCGTCCCCGGCGCCGTCCAGCGGCGTCTCCAGGAACGTGTCGAGGGCGTCCGCGAGCGATGTCACCTCGGAGGGGTCGACCCCTTCGACGGCTTCGGCGAGCCGGCGGTCGGGATCGTCGCCGTCGTCGACGCGCGCGTGGGTCACGAGAAGTCGCGCGCGCCGCCCCAGGAGGGCGAGGTCGCGCGGGCCGATGCGCCAGCGCGGGCCGGTCAGCAGGCGGACCAGGGACGCGTTGGCGCCGGGGTCCTGGAGGACCTCGCAGACGGCGACGAGGTCGGCGACCTCGGGCAGGTGCAGCAGTCCGGAGAGGCCCACCACCTCCACGGGAACCTCGCGGGCGACCAGCGCGCCCTGGATCTCCGCGAAGTCCGTCGCGGTGCGGCACAGGACGGCGATCTCGCCGGGAGCCTTCCCGGTGTGCACGAGGTGGGCGACGGAGTCCGCGATCCAGTCGATCTCCTCGGCGTGGGTGCGCAGCAGCGCACAACGCACGAGGCCGTCGCGCTCGGCGCCGGGCGCCGGGCGCAGGGCCTCCACGCCCGCGTGCATCGCGCGCAGGGGCTCGGCGAGGCCGTTGGCGAGGTCCAGCAGCCGGCCGCCGCTGCGGCGGTTCTCGCTGAGCGCCTGCCGGGTGGCGGGACGGCCGCCGGCGTGGGCGAAGTGTTCGGGGAAGTCGTCGAGGTTGGCGACGGAGGCACCGCGCCAGCCGTAGATGGCCTGGCAGGGGTCGCCGACGGCGGTCACCGGGTGGCCCGTGCCGCCACCGAACAAGCCTGCGAGGAGGACGCGTTGGGCGACCGACGTGTCCTGGTACTCGTCGAGGAGCACCACCCGGAACTCGTCGCGCAGGATGCCGCCCACTTCGGGGAGTTGGGCGAGCTGGGCGGCGAGGGCGATCTGGTCGCCGAAGTCGAGCAGGTCACGCTCGCGCTTGGCGGCCCGGTAGCGCAGCACGAGCTCGGCGAGTTCGCGGCGGGCGGCGGCCGTCTCGGGGACCTTGCGCAGGTCGGCGTTGGTGAGCCTGGCGCCCCCCAGCGTGCGCAGCAGCTCGGCGTCGTATGCGCGCAACTCCTCGGGGTGTACGAGGTGTTCGGCGAGTTCGGAGTCGAGCGTGAGGAGGTCGCTGACGAGGTCCGGAAAAGAGCGGGTGAGCGCCGGGTAGGGTCCCGGGGCCTCGCGCAGCACGCGCGCGGCGAGCTGGTAGCGGGTGGCGTCGGCGAGGAGGCGGGCCGTCGGTTCGAGTCCGATGCGCAGGCCGTGGTCGGTCAGGAGGCGGCCGGCGAAGGCGTGGTAGGTGGAGATGACCGGCTCGCCCGGCGGGTTGTCCGGGTCGATGACGTCGGGGTCCGTGACTCCGGCCTTGACGAGTGCCTTGCGGACGCGTTCGGCGAGTTCGCCGGCGGCCTTGTTGGTGAAGGTCAGGCCGAGGACCTGTTCCGGGGCGACCTGGCCGGTGCCGACGAGCCACACCACGCGGGCGGCCATCACCGTCGTCTTGCCCGAGCCGGCTCCGGCCACGATCACCTGCGGGGCGGGCGGCGCGGTGATGCAGGCCGTCTGCTCCGGAGTGAACGGGATGCCGAGGAGCTCCTTGAGCTGATCGGGATCGGTGATACGGGCGGACACCCCAGAGAGGCTAGCGGCGGCCGCTGACAACGGATGACGGATCGCCCTCGGGGCCGGAAGAAGCGCAGGTCAGCCCGTGTGGTGCAACCGATCACAGGAGTGCGCTCACTCCACCACGTGCCGCCCCTCGGGCCGCGCGCTGCACGACGCCCGGAACGAGCAGTGCGTGCAGTGCTGGCCGGCGCTCGGTGTGAACCGTTCGTCGAGCACCTTGCCGGCGGCGGTGGCCAGCAACTCGCCGGCCCACTCCCCTTCCAGCGGTTCCTGGGCCTGCACCTTCGGCAGCGTCTCCCCGCCGTCCCGTCTGGCGGCGCCCTGGCGCAGCTGGACGAGTTCGGCGCCGCCGGGCTCCGGCCGTACGCCGTCGAAGGCCTCGTCGACGGCACCCTCACGCACGGCCAACTGGTAGACCGCCAGCTGGGGGTGGCGGGCCACCTCGGCCGCGCCGGGGGCCTGTTTGCCGGTCTTGAAGTCGACGACGTAGGCGCGGCCCTCGCCGTCCGTCTCGACGCGGTCCATCTGGCCGCGGATGCGCACCTCGTAGTCGCCCGCTTCGAGGGTCACGTCGAAGTCGTGCTCGCTGGCCACCGGTGTACGGCCCGTGCGGTCCATGACGTGCCACTTCAGGAACCGTTCGAGCGCCACGCGCGCGTTGTCCTTCTCCTGCGCCGACTTCCACGGCGCGTCGAAGGCGAGCGCGTTCCACACGGAGTCGAGGCGCTCCATGAGGACGGCGAGGTCGGCGGGAGTGTGTCCGGAGGCGACCTCGTCGGCGAGGACGTGCACCACGTTGCCGAAGCCCTGGGCCGCGGTGGCGGGGGTGTCGGCCTTCACCTCGCGGCCCAGGAACCACTGCAGGGCGCATGTGTTGGCGAGCTGGTCGAGGGCGCTGCCGGACAGCACGACGGGCTGGTCGCGGTTGCGCAGCGGCACCTTGCTCTCGGTCGGCTCGAACATGCCCCACCAGCGGTAGGGATGCGCGGACGGAACCAGCGGGCGGCCGTCCTCGTCGGCCAGGGCGGCCAGGCGGGCGAGGCGGCGGGCGGCTGCCTCCCTGAGCGCGTCGGAGGCGCGCGGGTCCACGGTCGTGGCGCGGAGTTCGGCGACGAGCGCGGCGACCGACAGAGGGCGGCGGGGGCGGCTCGTGACGTCCCTGGGTTCGACGCCGAGCTCGGTGAGGAAACGGGAGGGCTGGTCGCCGTCGTCCGCGGGGGCCTTCACGGCGGTGACGACGAGGCGTTCACGCGCACGCGTGGCGGCCACGTAGAAGAGTCGGCGCTCCTCCGCGAGCAGGGCCCCGGGGGTGAGCGGTTCGGCGAGTCCGTCACGGCCGATGCGGTCGGCCTCCAGGAGGGAGCCGCGGCGCCGCAGGTCCGGCCAGAGGCCCTCCTGGACGCCGGCGACGACGACCAGGCGCCACTCCAGGCCCTTGGAGCGGTGCGCGGTCATCAGGCGGACGGCGTCGGGGCGTACGGCACGCCGCGTGAGGGTGTCGGCGGCGATGTCCTCGGCGTCGATCTCCTCCAGGAAGTTGAGGGCGCCCCGGCCGCCCACTCGCTCCTCCGCGCGGGCCGCGGTCGCGAACAGCGCGCACACGGCGTCGAGATCGCGGTCGGCGTTGCGCCCGGCCGCGCCGCCGCGCCGCGCGGCCCGTTCGAGGCGCGTGGGCCAGGGCGTGCCCTCCCACAGGTCCCACAGCGCCTCCTCGGCCGTACCGCCGCCGGCGAGGCGCTCACGGGCCTTCCTGAGGAGCGCGCCGAGGCGTTGGGCTCCGCGCGCGTACGTCGGGTCGTGCGCGACGAGGCGCTCCGGTTCGGCGAGTGCCCGCGCGAGCAGCTCGTCGGAGGGGGGCGGCAGGGGGTTGCCCGCGGCTCGCTCCTCGTCGCGCAGGGCACGTCCGAGCCGGCGCAGGTCGGCGGCGTCCATGCCGGCGAGAGGGGAAGCGAGCAGGGTGAGGGCGGTTTCGGTGCCGAGCCAGCAGGGGGTCGGCTCTTCGGAGGTACCGTCGGAGGAATCGCCAGGGGGATCGGCGGGGGGATCGGCGGAAGAATCACCCGTGGGATCGCCGGAAGTGTCGCCACTGGGGCTGTCGGATGACCCGTCACCGTCTGCCCGTACGTCGTCGGCGTCCCCGGACGGCTGCCCAGCCTCCGCCTCCGCCACCGCCCGCAGCGCCGTCAGCAGCGGCGCCACCGACGGTTCGTGTCGCAGCGGCAGGTCGTCGCCGTCGATGTCCAGCGGGACGCCGGCGGCGGTGAGCGCGCGGCGCACCGTCGGGATCGTGCGGGACCCGGCGCGCACCAGGACGGCCATCTCACGCCACGGAACGCCGTCCTCCAGGTGTGCCCTGCGGAGGACGTCGGCGATGTTGTCCAGCTCGGTGCCGGGCGTCGGGTACGTGCAGACCTCGACCCGGCCGCCGTCCCCCACCGGAGTGAGCTCGCGGTGGGCGCGCACCTTGTCGGCGGGGAGCCGGGTCAGCGGCATCCGCTGGGTCAGCAGCCGGGTCGCGGCCAGCAGGGCGGCACCCGAGCGGCGGGCGGTGCGCAGGACCTCGACGGGGGCGGGGCGGCCGTCCGCGCGCGGGAAGGCCTGCGGGAACTCCAGGATGCCGTTCACGTCCGCGCCCCGGAAGGCGTAGATCGACTGGTCGGGGTCGCCGAAGGCGACGAGGGTGCGGCCACCGCCTGCCAGGGCGTGCAGCAGCCGCACCTGGGCGGGATCGGTGTCCTGGTACTCGTCGACGTACACGGCGTCGTACTGCGCGGCGAGCCGCTCGGCGACCTCGGGGCGGCGGGCCAGGAGCACCGCGCGGTGGACCAGTTCGGCGTAGTCGAGCACGCCCTGCAGGTCGAGCACGTCGAGGTACTCGGCGAGGAAGGCGGCCGCGGCACGCCAGTCGGGGCGGCCGGTGCGGCGGGCGAAGGCGTCCAGGGCGCCGGGGCCGAGGCCGAGTTCGCGGCTGCGGGCGAGGACCGCGCGGACCTCGTCGGCGAATCCGCGCGTGGTCAGGCAGGCGCGCAGCTCGTCCGGCCAGCGCACGTGCGCGAGGCCGAGCCGCTGCAGGCCGGGCTGGCCGGCGAGCAGTTCACGGACTGCCACGTCCTGTTCGGGGCCGGACAGCAGCCGCAGGGGCTCCACGAACAGGTCGCTGTCCTGGTGGGCGCGGACCAGGGCGTAGCAGAACGAGTGGAAGGTGGTCGCCTGAGGCGCGCGTGCGGCCCCGATACGCAGCGCCATGCGGTCGCGCAGTTCCACGGCGGCCTTGCGGCTGAACGTCAGCACCAGGACCCGCGCGGGGTCACCCCCTCGGGCGATGCGGGACGCCACGGACTCGACCAGGGTCGTGGTCTTGCCAGTGCCCGGACCTGCGAGAACGAGCAGCGGGCCCGTCCCGTGGTCAACCACGGCGCGCTGGGCGGCGTCCAGACGAGGGGGATCCACGCGGGGCGGCGGGGTACGCACCAGCCGGTAAGCGCCGCGGCTCCCCTGTCGC includes these proteins:
- a CDS encoding mycoredoxin, whose amino-acid sequence is MLGTVTMYSTTWCGYCRRLKSQLDREGIAYTEINIEQDPESAAFVERANGGNQTVPTVLFPDGSTLTNPSLAQVKQRIGA
- the nudC gene encoding NAD(+) diphosphatase yields the protein MTTWTDNTADRPISLTAPSGIDRAAHHRLDEAWLAAAWSHPTTRCFVVSGGQVLIDETPDGRTELVMTPSFEAPLTEAHRYFLGIDEDGVSYFALQKDALPGRIDQSARPAGLREAGLLLSPRDAGLMVHAVGLENWQRTHRFCSRCGERTVIAAAGHIRRCPACGAEHYPRTDPAVIMAVTDEDDRILLGRQVHWPEGRFSTLAGFVEPGESIEQAVRREVFEEAGISVGQVEYVASQPWPFPSSLMLGFVARATSTEVDVDGDEIHEARWFSRDELGAAFESGEVLPPYGISIAARLIELWYGKPLPTRSF
- a CDS encoding ATP-dependent DNA helicase, translating into MSARITDPDQLKELLGIPFTPEQTACITAPPAPQVIVAGAGSGKTTVMAARVVWLVGTGQVAPEQVLGLTFTNKAAGELAERVRKALVKAGVTDPDVIDPDNPPGEPVISTYHAFAGRLLTDHGLRIGLEPTARLLADATRYQLAARVLREAPGPYPALTRSFPDLVSDLLTLDSELAEHLVHPEELRAYDAELLRTLGGARLTNADLRKVPETAAARRELAELVLRYRAAKRERDLLDFGDQIALAAQLAQLPEVGGILRDEFRVVLLDEYQDTSVAQRVLLAGLFGGGTGHPVTAVGDPCQAIYGWRGASVANLDDFPEHFAHAGGRPATRQALSENRRSGGRLLDLANGLAEPLRAMHAGVEALRPAPGAERDGLVRCALLRTHAEEIDWIADSVAHLVHTGKAPGEIAVLCRTATDFAEIQGALVAREVPVEVVGLSGLLHLPEVADLVAVCEVLQDPGANASLVRLLTGPRWRIGPRDLALLGRRARLLVTHARVDDGDDPDRRLAEAVEGVDPSEVTSLADALDTFLETPLDGAGDDDGLPFSPDARVRFARLAAELRDLRRSLSDPLMDVLHRVLAVTGLEVELSASPHALAARRRETLSNFLDTAASFAANESEATLLAFLGFLRTAAQYEKGLDNALPGGENTVKVLTAHRSKGLEWDVVAVPGLVTGTFPSSQGREKWTAQGKVLPHELRGDADTLPDVEAWDSRGIKAFQEAMKDHQHTEELRLGYVTFTRPRSLLLGSGHWWGPTQKKPRGPSDFLLALYAHCTAGYGEIEAWADEPEENEENPALHRATADQVWPLPLDDAALARRRAAAETVLAHLEDLASHEDGHPSAAHDPDTYEDPDWPAPPEDDEPPHAYGPHEEDEPFEHEEDTSAWDDWTTDRPTVPHQATAPEPPATAPTARPHPTWPERAALTPEESRTVASWDRDLDALTGELLRARESVTDVPLPTTLTASQLLRLAADPDGFAQELARPMPRPPQPAARRGTRFHAWVEARFEELTLPMLEPEELPGTEAEIADERDLEALKDAFERTVYAHRTPHRVEAPFQLAIAGRVVRGRIDAVYKEGDGEAATYEIVDWKTSRTRTADPLQLALYRLAWAEQQGVPLESVTAAFVYIRSGEVVAPDDLPDRPALERLLLEEPSCDEPPNEDARAGR
- a CDS encoding ATP-dependent helicase, with translation MSSSSSIRRLSHPQVRQGSRGAYRLVRTPPPRVDPPRLDAAQRAVVDHGTGPLLVLAGPGTGKTTTLVESVASRIARGGDPARVLVLTFSRKAAVELRDRMALRIGAARAPQATTFHSFCYALVRAHQDSDLFVEPLRLLSGPEQDVAVRELLAGQPGLQRLGLAHVRWPDELRACLTTRGFADEVRAVLARSRELGLGPGALDAFARRTGRPDWRAAAAFLAEYLDVLDLQGVLDYAELVHRAVLLARRPEVAERLAAQYDAVYVDEYQDTDPAQVRLLHALAGGGRTLVAFGDPDQSIYAFRGADVNGILEFPQAFPRADGRPAPVEVLRTARRSGAALLAATRLLTQRMPLTRLPADKVRAHRELTPVGDGGRVEVCTYPTPGTELDNIADVLRRAHLEDGVPWREMAVLVRAGSRTIPTVRRALTAAGVPLDIDGDDLPLRHEPSVAPLLTALRAVAEAEAGQPSGDADDVRADGDGSSDSPSGDTSGDPTGDSSADPPADPPGDSSDGTSEEPTPCWLGTETALTLLASPLAGMDAADLRRLGRALRDEERAAGNPLPPPSDELLARALAEPERLVAHDPTYARGAQRLGALLRKARERLAGGGTAEEALWDLWEGTPWPTRLERAARRGGAAGRNADRDLDAVCALFATAARAEERVGGRGALNFLEEIDAEDIAADTLTRRAVRPDAVRLMTAHRSKGLEWRLVVVAGVQEGLWPDLRRRGSLLEADRIGRDGLAEPLTPGALLAEERRLFYVAATRARERLVVTAVKAPADDGDQPSRFLTELGVEPRDVTSRPRRPLSVAALVAELRATTVDPRASDALREAAARRLARLAALADEDGRPLVPSAHPYRWWGMFEPTESKVPLRNRDQPVVLSGSALDQLANTCALQWFLGREVKADTPATAAQGFGNVVHVLADEVASGHTPADLAVLMERLDSVWNALAFDAPWKSAQEKDNARVALERFLKWHVMDRTGRTPVASEHDFDVTLEAGDYEVRIRGQMDRVETDGEGRAYVVDFKTGKQAPGAAEVARHPQLAVYQLAVREGAVDEAFDGVRPEPGGAELVQLRQGAARRDGGETLPKVQAQEPLEGEWAGELLATAAGKVLDERFTPSAGQHCTHCSFRASCSARPEGRHVVE